The Zygosaccharomyces rouxii strain CBS732 chromosome A complete sequence genome window below encodes:
- the LYS14 gene encoding Lys14p (similar to uniprot|P40971 Saccharomyces cerevisiae YDR034C LYS14 Transcriptional activator involved in regulation of genes of the lysine biosynthesis pathway requires 2-aminoadipate semialdehyde as co-inducer): protein MSSMLGTSDPGTNKSNSDEVKPLQSSTSANYLSPASLDNGFSLTGPSRFTPDLFSKKGSAPPVIGSIELTPSDDKLMATPEALASANGDMGSQKTAGSVSSTVTDGEGKVVKRKYSRNGCTECKRRRMKCDETKPTCWQCARLNRECVYILNAKNKKRKPREARIKSTDRNNKKGLAKTNGSIPPAAVAVAAAAAADANTNKLEKDMINNMQVLELPNVISASNMDGYDANLLIQNLNDMVSMKLNDSFSLNEGLKDFHLPDLDIPELMPQSKASENSVPISFLVNNVITFNTRLSSFQLGGVHDKYLEVFFYDCLDSIAPFFQNQGNPLRDIILSFARNESYLLSATLAVGASIAHRNSNKLEDERNYCAYLSHCLSLLGEQFQNESNVMHKIEPITLTVIMLAWDCINAMNSQWRSHLKGVTDLFKKINSGNSSKVMNVAKCWFKVMETFASISTVLGGSLTDEQDMDLIFNPQDFQYIDSLKFLNIMTPLNEFNLLRGHKEDFDLVIKEVIKALNAIRDQEKEHFVGEEEIFPKNLDYLQWTPEADTKQTLSYFNTQKILVEIDKQLEYEFIDKSGIIPPESQSHPDNSHIDDNAIDVVVLRSGERIAISWYDISHQTQVLSVLLTVLLKLLGIPKESITIQQVVKKIMSFFKFLDSDEAPQNSRTCYSNFAVLIAGFNALDEPTRDLVRAYYKLNGGRFRKLTEHNLNRLRKVWYGNDGGNYRLVDEDVLTW, encoded by the coding sequence ATGTCGTCAATGTTAGGCACATCTGATCCTGGCACTAATAAAAGTAATAGTGACGAGGTTAAACCATTGCAGTCGTCAACCTCCGCCAATTATTTATCGCCTGCATCGCTTGATAACGGATTCTCTTTAACTGGGCCTTCTAGGTTTACACCTGACTTATTTTCGAAGAAGGGTAGTGCACCTCCAGTAATTGGTAGCATCGAATTGACTCCATCCGACGATAAGTTGATGGCTACACCCGAGGCCCTAGCCAGCGCGAATGGAGATATGGGGTCTCAGAAGACTGCAGGTAGTGTTTCTTCTACTGTTACCGACGGTGAAGGTAAAGTGGTGAAGAGGAAATATTCTAGGAATGGATGTACCGAGTGtaagagaagaaggatGAAGTGTGATGAAACCAAACCCACATGCTGGCAATGTGCAAGGTTAAATCGTGAATGTGTCTACATTCTGAATgcaaagaataaaaaaagaaagcCAAGAGAAGCTAGAATTAAGTCTACCGATcgtaataataaaaaaggCTTGGCGAAGACTAATGGTTCCATACCGCCTGCTGCTGTGGCAGtggctgctgctgctgccgcTGACGCGAATACCaacaaattggaaaaagataTGATCAACAACATGCAGGTGTTGGAGCTTCCGAATGTGATTAGTGCCAGTAACATGGATGGATACGATGCGAACTTgttgattcaaaatttgaacgATATGGTCAGTATGAAGTTGAATGattccttttctttaaatgaAGGCTTGAAAGATTTCCATTTACCTGATCTCGATATTCCAGAATTGATGCCTCAGTCTAAGGCTTCTGAGAATAGTGtaccaatttcatttttagtGAACAACGTGATTACTTTTAACACAAGGTTGagttcttttcaattaGGTGGAGTTCATGACAAATACCTAGaagtttttttttatgaTTGTTTGGATTCCATAGCACcgttttttcaaaatcaaggAAATCCTCTAAGGGATATTATACTTTCATTTGCCCGTAACGAGTCTTATTTGTTATCAGCTACACTTGCTGTGGGGGCCTCTATAGCTCACAGgaattcaaataaattAGAGGATGAGAGAAACTACTGTGCGTATTTATCGCACTGTTTAAGTCTTTTGGGggaacaatttcaaaatgagTCTAACGTGATGCATAAGATTGAACCAATAACATTGACAGTTATTATGTTGGCGTGGGATTGTATTAACGCAATGAATTCACAGTGGAGATCACACTTGAAAGGTGTTACTGatctttttaaaaaaattaattcGGGgaattcttctaaagtCATGAATGTTGCCAAATGTTGGTTTAAAGTGATGGAAACATTTGCTAGTATAAGTACAGTGCTTGGGGGATCGCTAACTGATGAGCAAGATATGGATTTGATTTTTAACCCGCAAGATTTCCAATACATTGactctttgaaatttctaaatATTATGACGCCGCTAAATGAATTTAACTTATTAAGGGGTCacaaagaagattttgatcTTGTAATCAAAGAAGTGATTAAAGCCTTGAATGCAATCAGAGATCAGGAAAAAGAACATtttgttggtgaagaagagatcTTCCccaaaaatttggattacCTACAATGGACACCGGAAGCCGATACTAAGCAAACACTCTCTTATTTTAATACACAAAAGATTTTGGTGGAAATTGACAAACAGTTAGAATAtgaattcattgataaatccGGTATTATACCGCCGGAGAGTCAATCACATCCTGATAATAGTCACATTGACGATAATGCCATTGATGTAGTAGTTTTGAGAAGTGGTGAAAGAATTGCTATCAGTTGGTATGATATTTCACATCAAACACAAGTCCTTTCCGTCTTACTGACGGTTTTACTGAAACTCTTGGGTATACCGAAGGAATCAATAACCATCCAACAGGTGGTCAAGAAGATAAtgtcttttttcaaattcttagATAGTGATGAAGCACCGCAGAATTCAAGAACTTGTTACAGTAATTTTGCAGTCCTCATTGCGGGTTTCAATGCTTTGGATGAGCCCACCAGAGATCTGGTGAGAGCTTACTATAAATTGAACGGTGGTCGTTTCCGCAAACTAACGGAACACAATCTCAATAGGTTGAGAAAAGTTTGGTACGGCAATGATGGGGGCAATTATAGACTTGTCGACGAGGACGTTTTAACCTGGTAA
- a CDS encoding MATE family efflux transporter (conserved hypothetical protein) codes for MVHQQAENETEDSRLIRAGGSYGACPCDELGENEEDFTKITTYFDEFIQILRKSLPLALTLLLQNLISSVSLLFVGRLGSLVLGSVTLANVIFNATAVVFLGLATCLDTLCPQAYGAGNYTLVGLYFQRCIIISTIVSIPISFVWIFSKPLLNLVAKDAELINISSQYLKCMVGCIPGYIVFECGKKYMQAQGDFHTAQMILLIGFPFSILANYIFILNSPLGYLGAPLASSLTFTLMGILMACAMLRDRKCWHEFHWKTVIHGWEPLIRLAVPGIIMIEAEFLAFESLTVLAARFETTELASQAVATSVQSISFQIPFAVSIAASNRISTHVGRGKIPDCQIATRSTLFYMGPAVSMLNLVGLLGGRYFVSSLFTSDPAVIQRAAKLISVIAINQIWDAYNVLGAGCLRAQGRQNIGGYLNLVAYYVFGMPLAIYLGFYLDWQAFGFWIGLGFGIFALAIGEMYCVYRSDWPLIMLQSELLHGAA; via the coding sequence ATGGTACATCAACAGGCTGAAAACGAGACAGAGGATAGCCGTTTAATTAGAGCGGGTGGGAGTTATGGGGCTTGTCCGTGTGATGAGTTAGGAGAAAATGAAGAGGATTTCACAAAGATCACGACttattttgatgaatttatccaaattttgcGCAAATCACTTCCGCTTGCCCTTACTCTccttttacaaaatttaaTATCTTCCGTTTCACTGCTGTTCGTTGGTAGGTTAGGTTCGCTCGTGTTGGGATCTGTGACGCTTGCTAATGTTATCTTCAATGCTACTGCAGTGGTTTTCCTCGGTTTAGCCACATGCCTTGATACACTGTGCCCCCAGGCATATGGAGCTGGGAACTACACTCTTGTAGGGTTGTATTTCCAAAGATGTATAATCATTAGCACCATAGTATCTATTCCTATCAGTTTTGTGTGGATTTTTTCGAAACCGCTGCTGAACTTGGTAGCCAAAGACGCCGAATTGATTAACATCTCATCACAGTATTTGAAATGTATGGTTGGATGTATTCCTGGCTACATTGTATTTGAATGTGGGAAAAAATATATGCAGGCCCAAGGTGATTTCCATACGGCTCAAATGATTCTTTTAATTGGATTTCCATTCAGCATTCTTGCCAATTACATCTTTATTTTGAATTCACCTTTAGGTTACTTGGGAGCGCCCTTGGCGTCTTCATTGACCTTTACTCTAATGGGAATCCTAATGGCATGCGCTATGCTGCGTGATCGTAAGTGTTGGCATGAATTTCATTGGAAAACCGTTATACATGGATGGGAACCCTTAATTAGACTTGCAGTTCCTGGAATTATTATGATAGAGGCTGAATTCTTGGCATTTGAGTCCCTGACAGTGCTAGCGGCAAGATTCGAAACTACTGAATTGGCCTCGCAAGCTGTAGCTACTTCCGTTCAGTCCATTTCCTTCCAAATTCCATTCGCGGTTTCCATTGCCGCTTCAAACCGAATTTCCACACATGTGGGCCGCGGAAAGATTCCCGATTGCCAAATCGCTACAAGGTCCACATTGTTCTACATGGGACCCGCAGTGAGTATGCTGAATCTAGTAGGATTACTCGGCGGAAGGTATTTCGTGTCTTCGTTATTCACCAGTGATCCTGCAGTTATACAGAGAGCCGCCAAGCTAATATCTGTGATAGCCATCAACCAAATCTGGGACGCATACAACGTGCTCGGAGCAGGATGCCTCAGAGCACAAGGTCGTCAAAACATAGGTGGTTACCTAAACTTAGTAGCATATTACGTGTTTGGAATGCCACTGGCGATATATTTAGGATTCTATCTTGATTGGCAAGCATTCGGATTTTGGATCGGCCTCGGATTCGGTATTTTCGCACTAGCAATCGGTGAAATGTACTGTGTCTATCGTTCCGATTGGCCTTTAATTATGTTACAATCTGAACTACTACATGGAGCGGCCTAG
- the PRP6 gene encoding U4/U6-U5 snRNP complex subunit PRP6 (similar to uniprot|P19735 Saccharomyces cerevisiae YBR055C PRP6 Splicing factor component of the U4/U6-U5 snRNP complex) — MELPSFLSQQPPPGYIPGIGRGATGFSTRGDKKGPAKVPKRLQNQDTVKAVDGDSKEQDEDSEADKVFSDLDSKLSSRNRSKKREGDQQSIPHQFADLKRSLATVSEDQWLNIPDAGDYTRKRRRERLDEQLNRKTYAAPDTLLMPHVNLSKLTEEREKMLSRQLDSNIFEKEDSNSVNEAQKYLNDLETFEAGPRGDEEDVKKMRTILQSYRNADPKKPEGWVAAARLEEKARKLKTARNIIEQGCLECPRNEDVWLENIRLNSADTQRCKTLAAQGIKFNPQSLQLWIKAVDLEREVLNKHRVVRSSLQELPLSEELWKLAVKYSADKFEAQRILQKAVELIPTSIELCSALVHLQNYQEAKHTLNAARKAMPRELKVWILAAEVEESKGEAVTDERILKLLSKGIKQLKENGLEITLLQLLKEAQSLVKEGGLRTAHALTQAALSEFQDEYEASRVVSELSDSIVKVVGFKILLKSNPTKYSFWQSLKKLCEKLNKMDELYNTFETLLFDESENFRILKQNPLLSLMYSKEIWKNGHDIPKSLEILDRAQNILPNSLEVWLAKLKFLCLTDQVELAQKSFAMAMERLRDSQVPHLEKLYYKYISFLRFRRQNTAAIKMLNETCIPKFPNCPKFYLQLGQIHYDLGQTEESQMAFERGTKMLPQGIPLWISLARIEEIDLKRPAKARSIFDLALLKNPANETLSLARAQMEARLGNYDQARFIIQQSLQKHSKSATLWAENIRILPLKRANVKKTVFQDALKNTNNSCEILVEIGISFYKELQHETAIKWFERATRSNPSYGDSWVWVARCYKKLNRNIQEIVNQVEIHEPTHGNLWISVSKKPDTQYYSCSKILLTLLESENVV, encoded by the coding sequence CTGCCATCATTCTTGTCACAACAACCACCACCAGGTTATATACCTGGTATAGGTCGTGGTGCAACAGGGTTTTCTACCAGAGGGGATAAGAAAGGACCAGCCAAAGTACCCAAGAGATTGCAAAATCAGGATACAGTAAAAGCAGTAGACGGTGATTCTAAGGAGCAGGATGAAGATTCAGAGGCTGATAAAGTTTTTTCAGATTTAGACTCAAAATTATCTTCAAGAAATAGGTCCAAAAAACGTGAAGGGGACCAGCAATCTATACCGCATCAGTTTGCAGATTTGAAGAGATCGTTGGCTACAGTCAGTGAGGACCAGTGGTTAAATATACCTGATGCTGGAGATTATACAAGAAAACGCAGAAGGGAAAGGTTAgatgaacaattgaatAGAAAGACTTATGCGGCTCCGGACACCTTACTCATGCCACATGTTAACCTTTCTAAGCTAActgaagaaagagaaaagatgcTTAGTAGGCAGTTGGACTCTaatatctttgaaaaagaagattccaattctgtGAATGAAGCCCAAAAGTATCTAAACGACTTGGAGACATTTGAAGCAGGTCCAAGAGgagatgaggaagatgtCAAAAAGATGAGGACTATTTTACAATCCTATAGAAATGCTGATCCTAAAAAACCTGAAGGTTGGGTTGCCGCAGCAAGATTGGAAGAGAAAGCTCGAAAATTAAAGACGGCTAGAAATATTATTGAACAGGGGTGTTTGGAATGCCCTAGAAACGAAGATGTTTGGTTGGAAAATATCAGATTGAATAGTGCAGATACACAACGTTGTAAAACATTAGCCGCCCAAGGTATAAAATTTAATCCACAATCTTTGCAGCTATGGATCAAAGCCGTTGACTTGGAAAGGGAAGTTTTAAATAAGCATAGAGTGGTTAGAAGTTCCCTCCAAGAACTACCACTGTCTGAAGAGTTATGGAAACTGGCTGTCAAATACAGCGCTGACAAATTCGAAGCTCAAAGgattttacaaaaagcAGTAGAACTGATACCGACTAGCATTGAACTTTGTAGTGCATTAGTTCATTTACAAAATTACCAAGAGGCAAAACACACTTTAAATGCTGCAAGAAAAGCCATGCCCCGTGAATTGAAAGTGTGGattttagccgccgaggTGGAGGAAAGTAAAGGTGAAGCAGTTACTGatgaaagaattttgaaactgtTAAGTAAAGGGATTAAACAGTTAAAAGAGAATGGATTGGAGATTACATTATTGCaacttttaaaagaagCACAATCACTTGTAAAAGAAGGCGGTTTAAGAACCGCTCATGCATTGACACAAGCGGCACTGTCCGAATTTCAAGATGAATATGAAGCGTCTCGTGTGGTGTCAGAACTATCTGATTCGATTGTAAAGGTAGTGGGATTCAAGATTTTGCTCAAATCGAATCCAACTAAATACAGCTTCTGGCAGTCGTTGAAGAAGCTTTGTGAGAAGCTGAATAAAATGGACGAATTGTATaatacttttgaaacaCTTCTATTTGACGAAAGTGAGAATTTTAGGATTTTGAAACAGAATCCTCTGTTGTCTCTGATGTattccaaagaaatttggaaaaacGGTCATGATATCCCTAAATCACTTGAAATACTCGATAGAGCACAAAATATCCTGCCTAATTCATTAGAAGTATGGCTTGCAAAGTTGAAATTCTTATGTCTTACCGACCAAGTTGAACTCGCCCAGAAGAGCTTTGCAATGGCAATGGAAAGATTGAGAGATAGTCAAGTGCCACATTTGGAGAAATTGTATTACAAATATATCAGTTTCTTAAGGTTTCGTCGACAAAATACTGCCGCTATTAAAATGCTCAATGAAACTTGTATACCCAAATTTCCGAATTGCCCAAAATTTTATCTTCAACTGGGTCAAATTCATTATGATCTGGGTCAAACCGAGGAATCACAAATGGCTTTTGAGAGGGGGACCAAAATGTTGCCTCAGGGCATTCCTCTGTGGATCTCTCTCGCTAGGATTGAAGAGATTGATCTTAAACGGCCCGCTAAAGCTCGTTCCATTTTTGACCTTGCCCTCTTAAAGAATCCCGCTAATGAAACGCTGTCATTGGCAAGAGCTCAGATGGAGGCCAGATTAGGCAATTATGATCAGGCAAGGTTCATCATTCAACAATCCTTGCAGAAACATTCGAAGAGTGCAACATTATGGGCTGAAAATATTCGCATCCTACCATTAAAGAGAGCCAACGTCAAGAAAACCGTGTTTCAGGATGCACTGAAAAATACAAACAATAGCTGCGAAATTTTGGTGGAAATCGGCATATCCTTCTACAAAGAATTACAGCATGAGACCGCTATTAAATGGTTTGAAAGAGCTACTAGATCGAACCCATCGTATGGTGATTCCTGGGTTTGGGTCGCCAGATgctacaagaaattgaaccGGAACATCCAAGAAATAGTCAATCAGGTAGAAATTCATGAACCAACGCATGGTAATCTATGGATAAGTGTCTCTAAGAAGCCAGATACCCAGTACTATAGCTGCTCGAAGATTCTCTTGACACTTTTGGAGTCAGAGAATGTGGTGTAA
- a CDS encoding opsin family protein (similar to uniprot|P38079 Saccharomyces cerevisiae YBR054W YRO2 Putative plasma membrane protein of unknown function transcriptionally regulated by Haa1p green fluorescent protein (GFP)-fusion protein localizes to the cell periphery and bud) — protein sequence MNQFIDIHKRGGNQAVTINKPYNVDIHITKNGSSWFWAAFCIFTALAMLVIILMFRKPANERLFYYTGFAPVMFMALNYFTLASNLGWIPVKVKYKHATTASEHGHLGTRQVFYSRYIGWFMAFPWPIIQASLLGNTPLWQIAFNIGLTEIYVVVMLFGAVVHTTYKWGYFVIAIAAGIITCISVMTTTRNLVRNISPIVLKCFRIYFYIVMLFWFLYPISFALSEGGNVMQPDSEGAFYGILDVLFLGFLPVLFIPVASYIGFDKLGLNKTVNHYGQDSSPAENAVSRPPAPLPKPPPSSGAKDSSKGPGVKQPGKKTKKVKRVKKVMRPVQKPAERPPSEEHVGEKMSEPAEGTSEPTEKVSEPAEKGTPDKSEEY from the coding sequence ATGAATCAGTTTATTGATATTCATAAGAGGGGCGGTAATCAAGCCGTGACAATCAATAAACCATACAATGTGGACATTCACATCACCAAAAATGGTTCATCCTGGTTTTGGGCGGCGTTTTGTATTTTTACCGCGCTTGCCATGTTGGTTATAATTTTAATGTTTAGAAAACCCGCCAATGAGCGTCTTTTCTACTATACCGGATTCGCACCTGTTATGTTCATGGCGCTTAACTATTTCACTTTGGCATCGAATTTGGGGTGGATTCCAGTCAAAGTGAAATATAAACATGCGACAACGGCTAGTGAACATGGACACCTTGGTACGAGGCAAGTTTTTTACTCTCGTTACATTGGTTGGTTTATGGCATTCCCATGGCCAATTATACAAGCCTCTTTGCTCGGTAATACCCCGCTATGGCAGATTGCCTTTAACATTGGTTTAACCGAAATTTATGTGGTTGTTATGTTGTTTGGCGCTGTCGTCCATACTACTTACAAATGGGGGTACTTTGTGATTGCAATTGCTGCAGGTATCATTACCTGCATTAGCGTAATGACCACTACTAGAAATTTAGTCAGAAATATCAGTCCCATCGTTTTGAAGTGTTTTAGAATTTATTTTTACATCGTTATGTTATTTTGGTTCCTCTATCCGATAAGTTTTGCACTTTCTGAGGGTGGTAATGTTATGCAACCAGATTCTGAAGGTGCCTTTTATGGTATTTTGGATGTGCTGTTTTTGGGTTTTTTACCTGTGCTGTTTATTCCCGTAGCTTCCTACATTGGATTTGATAAGTTAGGATTGAACAAAACCGTTAATCATTATGGACAAGATTCATCTCCAGCGGAAAATGCAGTTTCAAGACCACCCGCACCGCTACCAAAACCACCACCTTCGAGCGGCGCCAAGGATTCCAGTAAGGGACCGGGTGTCAAACAACCAGGtaaaaagacaaagaaggtaaagagGGTAAAGAAAGTTATGAGACCTGTTCAAAAACCTGCTGAAAGACCTCCAAGTGAAGAACATGTCGGTGAAAAGATGAGTGAACCCGCTGAAGGGACCAGTGAACCTACTGAAAAGGTAAGTGAGCCCGCTGAAAAGGGTACCCCAGACAAATCAGAGGAATATTAA
- a CDS encoding uncharacterized protein (similar to uniprot|Q12335 Saccharomyces cerevisiae YDR032C PST2) — MAIAIILYSLHEHIAALAEIEKEGVELNGIQCDIFQVPETFDADTVKELGGKPTNYPIANREVLEKYDAFLLGIPTRFGNMPAQWSAFWDATNTLWIKGSLHGKLAGVFVCTGSGGGNENTIASAVTTLVHHGMIYVPLGYYNVMKKLSRMDKVKGGGPWGAGTISGPEGEREPSLIEKKIAREQGRKFGKIYWKTTH; from the coding sequence ATGGCAATCGCTATAATTTTGTATTCGCTACATGAACATATAGCGGCTTTAGCAGAGATTGAGAAGGAAGGTGTTGAACTCAATGGCATTCAATGTGATATTTTTCAAGTTCCCGAAACTTTTGATGCTGATACCGTTAAGGAACTAGGTGGCAAGCCAACCAATTACCCTATTGCTAATAGAGAAGTACTAGAGAAATACGATGCGTTTTTACTAGGTATTCCAACTAGGTTTGGTAACATGCCAGCTCAATGGTCCGCATTTTGGGATGCCACTAACACACTATGGATTAAAGGCTCCTTACACGGTAAGTTAGCAGGTGTATTCGTTTGCACCGGCAGCGGTGGAGGCAATGAAAATACGATTGCAAGTGCTGTGACGACCCTTGTACACCACGGTATGATCTACGTGCCGCTGGGTTACTACAACGttatgaaaaaattgagtaGGATGGACAAGGTTAAAGGTGGTGGCCCATGGGGTGCCGGTACCATTTCAGGTCCAGAGGGTGAAAGGGAACCGTCGttgattgaaaagaagattgCAAGAGAACAAGGTAGAAAGTTTGGTAAGATCTACTGGAAGACTACTCATTGA
- a CDS encoding agmatinase (conserved hypothetical protein), translated as MRLIYTLTLSVATLGRFVSASVLPQHGFEAEVDNTSLVDQLYGDLLISREGFEMQSLHSKITPSDEDDEEFRARCGFYNENPVQLPSDGLGSDLVIFAGIVSFAHLPIARCFTPGAEDFDIAIVGAPYDTSTSFRPGARFGPNGIRQGSRRLGSGVSPVRGFPGSKLRQLDPYNAGYKLVDCGDVPMSPFDNRVALNQLYRGQRTIHKNKSVKDPSQPPKIITLGGDHTVTLMNLRSAYEQWGRLAVIHFDSHIDSWDPRVLGGNITKSTALNHGTFLHYAHEKGYLAPNNSIHVGIRAPFLGPDDEKHDFECGFEKIVARDIDIVGIKGIVDRIKQHVTGWPVYLTLDIDSIDMAVAPGTGTPEPGGFSAREILTILDGLEGLNIVGADVVEVAPAYDTNGDITSTIAASVVDSILGLMTID; from the coding sequence ATGCGTTTGATCTACACGTTAACATTATCAGTCGCCACTTTGGGCCGTTTCGTTAGTGCCTCTGTTTTACCCCAGCACGGGTTTGAAGCCGAAGTCGACAATACATCACTAGTTGATCAACTTTATGGTGACTTGCTTATCTCTCGAGAAGGATTTGAGATGCAATCCTTGCATTCTAAGATCACTCCATCagacgaagatgatgaggagTTTAGAGCTCGTTGCGGATTTTATAACGAGAACCCAGTTCAATTGCCAAGCGACGGACTTGGTTCAGATTTAGTAATTTTTGCTGGTATAGTTTCGTTCGCACACTTACCAATTGCTCGCTGCTTTACACCCGGCGCTGAGGATTTTGATATTGCCATTGTGGGGGCACCCTACGAtacttccacttcttttAGACCAGGTGCACGCTTTGGTCCTAATGGCATTAGGCAGGGTTCTCGTCGGTTAGGTAGTGGTGTATCACCTGTAAGAGGTTTCCCCGGCTCTAAATTGCGTCAATTGGATCCATATAATGCCGGTTACAAATTAGTCGATTGCGGAGATGTACCCATGTCCCCATTCGACAACAGAGTAGCGTTAAACCAGCTGTATAGGGGTCAAAGAACTATCCATAAAAACAAAAGTGTCAAGGATCCTAGTCAACCACCAAAAATTATTACTCTCGGTGGTGATCATACCGTAactttgatgaatttgagGTCCGCTTATGAGCAATGGGGTCGTTTAGCGGTAATTCACTTCGATTCTCATATCGATTCATGGGATCCTAGAGTCTTGGGTGGTAACATTACGAAGTCTACAGCTCTAAATCATGGTACCTTTTTACATTATGCTCATGAAAAGGGTTATTTAGCACCTAACAATTCTATCCACGTTGGTATAAGAGCACCTTTTCTCGGACCCGATGATGAAAAGCACGATTTCGAAtgtggatttgaaaaaattgttgcaAGGGATATTGACATTGTAGGTATCAAGGGCATAGTAGATCGTATCAAGCAGCATGTTACTGGATGGCCCGTGTATCTCACTCTAGATATCGACAGTATCGATATGGCGGTAGCACCGGGAACAGGTACTCCAGAACCAGGTGGATTTAGTGCTAGAGAaattttaaccattttGGATGGTTTAGAAGGTCTTAACATTGTTGGTGCTGATGTAGTAGAAGTAGCACCAGCTTACGATACTAATGGTGATATTACAAGCACCATAGCCGCCAGTGTAGTTGACTCCATACTGGGTCTAATGACAATAGATTAA
- a CDS encoding regucalcin (similar to uniprot|P38235 Saccharomyces cerevisiae YBR053C Hypothetical ORF) produces MQVSKQDYSKVEPFVAVPDAVLSEGIVYVSPARTLLWVDIYRAKVYRRRMDTGVTDVFHADGSGSIGAVFPILKRSSSDGNDTQVEEFLFAAKEGIAHGQFGGSWKYVVKYSESGLDSERLKRLRSNDGNVHGEDLYIGLINDFDQETTDEGVIFKINLVSKKIDVFWPRISIPNSLYWVGEYMFVTDSMNSCIWRTKHGFQEREKFIDVTQYSTDPEGNLPEPDGSCLSSNGELLFVSIWGHSKVQVFSTKDGALLQEILLPEETPRVSCCAVVGSDLFVTTGSEHLGTSKVGQPSKGGCLYRLSDVIPESDEFSTRGIIYRDD; encoded by the coding sequence atGCAAGTGAGTAAACAAGACTACAGTAAAGTCGAACCGTTTGTTGCAGTTCCAGATGCAGTTCTAAGTGAAGGCATAGTGTACGTCTCCCCCGCTCGTACCCTTCTATGGGTCGACATTTACAGGGCCAAGGTGTACCGCAGAAGAATGGATACAGGCGTTACAGATGTTTTCCATGCAGATGGCAGCGGTTCTATCGGGGCCGTTTTCCCCATATTGAAGCGCAGCAGTAGTGATGGCAATGATACACAGGTGGAGGAGTTTCTGTTTGCCGCCAAGGAAGGGATAGCGCACGGACAGTTCGGCGGCTCATGGAAATATGTGGTCAAGTACAGCGAAAGCGGTCTTGACAGCGAAAGATTGAAGCGGTTAAGAAGCAATGACGGTAACGTGCATGGCGAAGACTTGTACATTGGATTGATTAATGACTTTGATCAAGAGACGACAGACGAAGGTGTCATatttaaaatcaatttagTTTCGAAGAAGATTGACGTGTTTTGGCCACGCATTTCAATTCCTAACTCTCTCTACTGGGTGGGTGAGTATATGTTTGTTACGGATTCTATGAATTCATGCATTTGGAGAACAAAGCACGGATTtcaagaaagagaaaaatttatTGATGTTACACAGTACAGTACGGATCCAGAGGGAAATCTCCCAGAACCAGATGGAAGTTGTTTAAGTTCTAATGGTGAATTGTTGTTTGTTTCCATCTGGGGCCATTCTAAGGTGCAAGTTTTTTCTACGAAGGATGGAGCGCTAttgcaagaaattttgCTTCCTGAGGAGACCCCGCGAGTTTCTTGCTGTGCTGTCGTTGGCTCGGATTTGTTTGTTACCACTGGCAGTGAACATTTAGGTACCAGCAAAGTCGGGCAACCTTCTAAGGGTGGCTGTTTGTACCGATTGAGCGACGTAATTCCTGAGAGTGACGAATTCAGTACTAGGGGCATCATATATAGGGATGACTAG